One window of the Flexibacter flexilis DSM 6793 genome contains the following:
- a CDS encoding serine hydrolase domain-containing protein gives MAFLIIKNDTIQYEKYFGKYNQESIVPSFSMAKSVTSILIGCAIDDKLIQSVDEPITNYIPELKKNGLEKVTIKQLLQMTAGVKFNESYYSPFSDAAGFYYGRNLRKKIAKMKTNNQSKATFKYLSGNTQLLGLVLERALKNKTITAYLQEKIWTPLGMEYDASWSIDKKNNGIEKTFCCLNARARDFAKIGRLYQNKGRWNGQQIVSEKWVQESTKIDTSNGSAAYYQYQWWLPTRNGDFMAEGFLGQFIYVNPAKNVVIVRLGKREGDANWWEILPSLANQY, from the coding sequence GTGGCATTTCTGATTATTAAAAACGATACCATACAATACGAAAAATATTTTGGTAAATACAATCAAGAAAGCATAGTTCCTTCATTTTCAATGGCCAAATCCGTTACATCCATTTTAATTGGCTGTGCCATAGATGACAAACTGATTCAGTCTGTGGACGAACCTATTACTAATTATATTCCAGAATTAAAGAAAAATGGATTGGAAAAAGTAACGATTAAACAATTACTTCAGATGACCGCTGGCGTAAAATTTAATGAAAGTTACTATAGTCCTTTTTCGGATGCAGCGGGCTTTTATTATGGCCGAAATCTTCGCAAAAAAATCGCTAAAATGAAAACAAATAATCAATCTAAAGCTACATTTAAATACCTAAGTGGAAATACACAATTGTTGGGCTTGGTGCTGGAAAGAGCCTTAAAAAACAAAACAATTACAGCGTATTTACAAGAAAAAATCTGGACACCATTGGGCATGGAATATGACGCTTCTTGGAGTATTGATAAGAAAAATAATGGCATAGAAAAAACGTTTTGTTGCCTGAATGCACGCGCAAGAGATTTTGCAAAAATTGGCCGATTGTATCAGAATAAAGGCCGTTGGAATGGGCAGCAAATTGTTTCGGAAAAATGGGTGCAAGAGTCCACAAAAATAGATACAAGCAACGGGAGCGCGGCTTATTATCAGTATCAATGGTGGTTGCCGACACGCAACGGCGATTTTATGGCCGAAGGTTTTTTGGGACAATTTATTTACGTAAATCCTGCTAAAAATGTGGTTATTGTACGTTTGGGCAAACGTGAAGGCGATGCCAATTGGTGGGAAATTCTACCTTCGTTGGCTAATCAATATTGA
- a CDS encoding ABC transporter ATP-binding protein, with amino-acid sequence MNLLEAQHLTAGYGQRSVLDNMSFCCPPTRFLAVLGHNGTGKSTFFKILSQALSYTGSLRLLGQEIQKISNLPQQVAILEQKNNVVFSVKVADLVLAGAFARKAFWEDYSPTDHAEAAQLLAQLDISHLADKDFTQLSGGEQQMVWLAQMMMQKTPVCLLDEPTQHLDLHNRKKVFELMRTWTRHDKTVICITHDIQYLGMMEGFLLNLSALEVGIEPITPQNIAKHTALLEAINPFHLTQ; translated from the coding sequence TTGAATCTCCTCGAAGCCCAACATTTGACGGCTGGCTATGGCCAACGTTCCGTATTAGATAACATGTCGTTTTGTTGTCCGCCAACCCGATTTTTGGCGGTGTTGGGGCATAATGGCACAGGCAAATCCACTTTTTTTAAAATCCTGAGTCAAGCCCTTTCCTATACAGGAAGTTTGCGACTACTCGGCCAAGAAATACAGAAAATCAGCAACTTACCGCAGCAAGTGGCCATTTTGGAACAAAAAAACAATGTCGTTTTTTCGGTGAAGGTTGCCGATTTGGTACTGGCGGGAGCTTTTGCACGCAAAGCATTTTGGGAAGACTACTCCCCTACCGACCACGCGGAAGCCGCACAACTGCTCGCGCAACTAGACATCAGCCATTTAGCAGACAAAGATTTTACGCAACTCTCTGGCGGTGAGCAACAAATGGTTTGGCTGGCGCAAATGATGATGCAAAAAACACCTGTCTGCCTACTCGACGAGCCTACGCAACACCTCGATTTGCATAACCGTAAAAAAGTGTTTGAACTTATGCGCACTTGGACGCGCCACGACAAAACCGTAATTTGTATTACCCACGACATACAGTATTTGGGTATGATGGAGGGTTTTTTGCTAAATTTGTCCGCCCTTGAAGTGGGCATAGAACCGATTACGCCCCAAAACATTGCCAAACACACCGCATTGTTGGAAGCAATCAATCCATTTCATCTAACACAATAA
- a CDS encoding Hpt domain-containing protein, with product MANTQYINLNYLQDISGGDEEFVRDLLETFVSNSPQDIQIITDALAAHQWDTIWKMGHKLKSSSKFMGAEHMAEAAAEIECYCKQVDKIEIPHIQILIKNLEQQFALAQTEIQGLL from the coding sequence ATGGCTAATACTCAATACATTAATCTCAATTATTTGCAAGACATCTCGGGCGGAGACGAGGAGTTTGTACGCGACCTGCTGGAGACTTTTGTAAGCAACAGCCCTCAAGACATTCAGATTATTACGGATGCTTTAGCGGCGCACCAATGGGATACTATTTGGAAAATGGGGCATAAATTAAAGTCTTCGTCCAAATTTATGGGTGCAGAACACATGGCTGAAGCTGCCGCAGAAATTGAATGTTATTGCAAGCAAGTCGACAAGATAGAAATCCCTCATATACAAATACTTATCAAAAATCTAGAACAGCAATTTGCTTTAGCCCAAACCGAAATACAAGGGTTATTGTAA
- a CDS encoding GtrA family protein: MFQKLKNFIKHPEFKHFVLYLIMAIIGFATNVGSRVFYRETLGIDFGVSVVLAYFTGMIVGFVLSKLFVFKAQENGNIWREMIKFTMVSVVAMLVTLAGSLIALRVFNWYFLANPEQHQLASDLIANTFHLKAINRELASHLSGTCVGFFANFFGHKLFTFRTTGYWDKIVAAKTQYISKKA, translated from the coding sequence ATGTTCCAAAAATTAAAAAACTTTATCAAACACCCAGAGTTTAAGCATTTTGTTTTATACCTGATTATGGCCATTATTGGCTTTGCCACCAATGTTGGTTCTCGCGTTTTTTATCGGGAGACATTAGGCATTGATTTTGGTGTAAGTGTCGTGTTAGCCTATTTTACAGGTATGATTGTAGGCTTCGTATTGTCAAAATTATTTGTCTTTAAAGCCCAAGAAAACGGCAATATTTGGCGCGAAATGATAAAGTTTACGATGGTTTCTGTCGTAGCAATGCTTGTAACGCTGGCAGGTTCGCTGATTGCACTACGTGTATTTAACTGGTATTTTTTGGCAAATCCAGAACAACATCAATTAGCTTCAGATCTTATCGCCAATACATTTCATCTTAAAGCAATTAACCGAGAATTAGCCTCACATTTGTCAGGAACTTGCGTTGGTTTTTTTGCTAATTTCTTTGGTCATAAATTATTCACCTTCCGCACAACTGGCTATTGGGACAAAATAGTTGCAGCCAAAACCCAATATATTAGCAAGAAAGCATAA
- a CDS encoding 3-hydroxyacyl-CoA dehydrogenase family protein, whose translation MKILVVASTHYQQLFNQKFPNLTVFTTPSPHFFTGNWQEINLIFDFETNDLEQNLRFYNQYVHLNVLINSPLKQLASIAPHPTHFALGGFNGLPAFWENSVMELSVMRDTDKEILDKTLSHFTKDYAWVTDRVGMVTPRVIAMIINEAYYTLQEGTASRQDIDTGMKLGTNYPYGPFEWAKKIGLDHVYQILEAAYQDTHDERYRICPLLKTEMLLLQ comes from the coding sequence ATGAAAATCCTAGTTGTTGCCTCTACACATTATCAACAGTTATTTAACCAAAAATTCCCTAATCTGACTGTATTTACCACACCAAGCCCTCATTTTTTTACAGGTAACTGGCAAGAAATTAACCTCATTTTTGATTTTGAAACCAATGATTTAGAGCAAAATCTACGCTTTTACAATCAGTACGTACACCTCAATGTTTTGATAAACAGCCCATTAAAACAGTTGGCTAGCATAGCTCCTCACCCAACACATTTTGCGTTGGGTGGATTTAATGGTTTGCCTGCTTTTTGGGAAAATTCGGTAATGGAATTATCGGTTATGCGCGATACAGACAAAGAAATTTTGGATAAAACACTATCGCATTTTACAAAAGATTATGCATGGGTTACCGATCGCGTAGGCATGGTTACACCGCGTGTCATTGCCATGATTATCAATGAGGCTTATTATACGCTTCAGGAAGGTACGGCTTCGCGTCAGGACATAGATACGGGTATGAAGTTAGGCACAAACTACCCTTATGGCCCTTTTGAGTGGGCTAAAAAGATTGGTTTGGATCATGTTTACCAAATTTTGGAAGCTGCCTATCAGGATACACACGATGAGCGGTATCGCATTTGCCCTTTGCTCAAAACAGAAATGCTATTGTTACAATAA
- a CDS encoding thymidylate synthase, with translation MKQYHDLLNHILDNGTAKEDRTGTGTLSVFGYQMRFDLQEGFPLLTTKKLHTKSIIHELLWFLKGDTNIKYLKDNGVSIWDEWADASGNLGPVYGHQWRSWAGADGQTIDQITEVVRTIRTNPDSRRMIVSAWNVADINKMKLPPCHALFQFYVANGKLSCQLYQRSADVFLGVPFNIASYALLTCMMAQVCGLEVGEFIWTGGDTHLYTNHLEQTRLQLTRTPKPLPRLQMNANVKEIFDFVFEDFQILDYEPHPSIKAPVAV, from the coding sequence ATGAAACAATATCACGATTTACTCAATCATATTCTGGACAATGGTACGGCCAAAGAAGACCGCACAGGAACGGGAACTTTGAGTGTGTTTGGATACCAAATGCGATTTGATTTACAAGAAGGTTTCCCTCTTTTGACAACCAAAAAATTACATACAAAATCCATTATTCATGAGCTTTTGTGGTTTTTGAAAGGCGATACCAATATTAAATACCTGAAAGACAATGGTGTAAGCATTTGGGACGAATGGGCAGATGCCAGCGGAAACTTAGGCCCTGTGTACGGACACCAATGGCGTTCGTGGGCGGGAGCGGATGGCCAAACCATCGACCAAATTACAGAGGTGGTACGCACGATTCGCACCAACCCAGATTCGCGCCGAATGATTGTGAGTGCTTGGAACGTGGCCGACATCAACAAAATGAAATTGCCGCCTTGCCATGCTTTGTTTCAGTTTTATGTGGCCAATGGCAAACTTTCGTGCCAATTGTACCAACGTAGTGCCGACGTGTTTTTGGGCGTACCTTTCAATATTGCGTCTTATGCGTTGCTTACTTGCATGATGGCGCAGGTTTGTGGCCTAGAAGTGGGCGAATTTATTTGGACGGGAGGCGACACGCATTTGTACACCAATCACTTAGAACAAACACGTTTGCAACTCACGCGCACGCCGAAGCCTTTGCCGCGTTTGCAAATGAATGCGAATGTGAAAGAAATCTTTGATTTTGTTTTTGAAGATTTCCAAATACTTGATTACGAACCACATCCGAGCATAAAAGCTCCAGTAGCAGTCTAA
- a CDS encoding YwqG family protein, whose translation MAIQVPSIFAAYEQAIQQSVRPFVHITATPEASTSATQSKFGGVPYLPVDAAYPTNAEGQPLAFVAQINLEEMPALPDWPSKGILLFFIDSKDNLLGLNFDNRTDQNGFKILYFNEIEQDSGKLLATLPADAPVFVEKESRITFEQKEAPVSTGDCHFEQLIGESIYDFVDKFEDPDEAEQQYKDLAQQAGHKLGGYPDFAQEDPRYESEESAEYVLLFQADTDGNIGLMWGDMGVANFFIKPEDLKAANFTGVYYNWDCA comes from the coding sequence ATGGCAATTCAAGTTCCAAGTATTTTTGCGGCCTACGAGCAAGCGATACAGCAATCTGTACGGCCATTTGTACACATTACAGCCACGCCCGAAGCAAGCACTTCGGCCACTCAAAGCAAGTTTGGGGGTGTGCCTTATTTGCCCGTAGATGCAGCCTACCCGACCAATGCAGAAGGGCAGCCGTTGGCTTTTGTGGCGCAAATTAATTTGGAAGAAATGCCCGCATTGCCAGACTGGCCGAGCAAAGGAATTTTGTTGTTTTTCATAGACTCAAAAGATAATTTGTTGGGGCTAAATTTTGATAATCGTACCGACCAAAATGGCTTTAAGATTTTGTATTTTAATGAAATAGAACAAGATAGCGGTAAATTATTGGCCACTTTGCCTGCCGATGCACCTGTTTTTGTAGAAAAAGAAAGTCGCATTACTTTTGAACAAAAAGAAGCACCAGTAAGTACAGGAGATTGTCATTTTGAGCAGCTTATCGGCGAAAGTATTTATGACTTTGTGGACAAGTTTGAAGACCCCGACGAGGCCGAACAACAATACAAAGATTTGGCGCAGCAAGCAGGCCACAAGTTAGGCGGCTACCCAGATTTTGCGCAAGAAGACCCGCGTTATGAGTCGGAAGAAAGTGCAGAATATGTGCTTTTGTTTCAGGCAGATACAGACGGAAATATCGGCCTGATGTGGGGTGATATGGGTGTGGCTAACTTTTTTATTAAACCAGAAGATTTGAAAGCAGCCAATTTTACGGGTGTATATTACAACTGGGATTGCGCCTGA
- a CDS encoding alpha/beta fold hydrolase has translation MKLAYRTIGEGQPLVILHGLFGSGDNWLTISKVLSDRHQIFLVDQRNHGRSPHSDEWTYKAMADDLYAFLQEHNLQNPILIGHSMGGKTVMQFAITYPNVARKIVVVDIAPKLYPPHHQDVLAGLHAVDLANITSRNDAEAAMATAIKEADVRQFLLKNLYRNENGQFAWRVNLPLITQKIEEIGVTQTSPTPVQIPALFVRGALSKYIKDADLALIQNLFPNSELKTIEGAGHWVQAEKPAEFVQAVQPFLYE, from the coding sequence ATGAAATTAGCATACAGAACCATTGGCGAAGGTCAGCCGCTTGTTATTTTGCACGGCTTGTTTGGTTCGGGCGACAACTGGCTCACGATTTCTAAGGTTTTAAGCGACAGGCATCAAATATTTTTGGTTGATCAGCGCAATCATGGCCGCTCGCCGCACAGCGACGAATGGACTTACAAGGCGATGGCCGACGATTTGTATGCGTTTTTGCAAGAACATAATCTCCAAAATCCGATACTAATCGGCCATTCGATGGGCGGAAAAACCGTGATGCAATTTGCGATTACTTACCCAAATGTTGCCCGCAAAATCGTGGTGGTGGACATTGCGCCAAAACTTTATCCTCCTCATCATCAGGATGTTTTGGCGGGACTTCACGCCGTAGATTTGGCCAATATCACCAGCCGCAACGATGCGGAAGCAGCCATGGCAACAGCCATCAAAGAAGCAGATGTACGACAATTTTTACTTAAAAACTTGTATCGCAACGAAAACGGACAGTTTGCTTGGCGCGTAAATTTGCCGCTCATTACCCAAAAAATTGAAGAAATTGGCGTAACCCAAACCAGCCCAACGCCTGTGCAAATTCCTGCGTTGTTTGTTCGTGGTGCGCTTTCAAAATACATAAAAGACGCAGATTTGGCTCTGATTCAGAACCTTTTCCCAAATAGCGAGCTAAAAACCATCGAAGGGGCAGGCCACTGGGTACAAGCCGAAAAACCTGCCGAATTTGTACAAGCTGTGCAACCTTTTCTTTACGAATAA